A genome region from Bacillaceae bacterium IKA-2 includes the following:
- a CDS encoding S8 family peptidase, translated as MTDKKNLPIKIFEKRQELDERLTEGGGSSKPLSWVLSGDELKSKAQILADDLDNSYGQIEKKLEKYKGTPAILRAKINDNILAKSHRKDISEFFAPSNQQKYKLLGVTGNQELLVKIENSKQMMSIKERLVKFERNEKVISGVESLTVFNPTIITEGLVPDKNGKYLLKIRFIDFHNFQLNEHVLNVFNSLIANEKKILLEKSVKYTENLVVHQISVDSLEVIEIFADFSPIMSIEPMPIIEIVEDDFFTENQLKFSEPEPDTEYTTVGILDSGIAPIDPLEAWTLKKRHTNYPPHLIKPDHGTFVAGIVNFGDILENQEYTGTKGFKLFDAAVFPDGKHEKISEAELVDNVREAIESNPEIKIWNMSLGSNAEIKYGEFSEFGTALDNIQDENDVLIIKSAGNCQGFLDGKPISKIAIGADSVRSLTVGSIAHKEDSGDLSIINHRSPFSRIGPGPANIIKPELVHYGGNAKVVKGKLITNGVKSLAVNGALKPAVGTSFSTPRVTAIAADLSHKLKEEFDSVLIKALLLHSAKYPENVDLPINEKINQLGFGVPSKADDILFNDQHEITLVLRDTLNKGEFVEIMDFPFPTSLINDEGYFYGQIFLTLVNTPILATGQGAEYCQSNLEVLFGTFDEKVPRSGRTIRNPIGRKGGQNLLLASNYSTKKDPAKRGFPRSEKIAIQYGDKFYPNKKYALDITNLKKGNKEKFIKAPKKWFLKIEGLYREFIESQEEDSRVGLSQDFCVILTIRDPQRKHNVYDEVTTLLDSNNFINRNIELNTDISIDLDDKI; from the coding sequence ATGACTGATAAAAAGAATTTACCAATTAAGATTTTTGAAAAAAGACAAGAGTTAGATGAAAGATTGACAGAAGGGGGAGGGAGTAGTAAACCATTAAGTTGGGTTTTGTCCGGTGATGAACTAAAAAGTAAAGCTCAAATTTTAGCTGATGACTTAGATAATTCATATGGACAAATCGAAAAGAAACTTGAAAAATATAAAGGAACACCAGCGATTTTAAGGGCAAAAATTAACGATAATATTCTCGCTAAATCGCATAGAAAAGATATTTCTGAATTTTTCGCACCCTCTAATCAACAAAAATATAAATTACTAGGAGTGACTGGGAATCAAGAATTATTAGTTAAAATAGAAAATTCTAAGCAAATGATGTCCATTAAAGAACGCTTAGTAAAATTTGAGAGAAACGAAAAAGTTATATCTGGCGTTGAATCTTTGACTGTTTTTAATCCAACTATAATAACCGAGGGTCTAGTTCCAGATAAAAACGGAAAATACCTTTTGAAAATCAGATTTATCGACTTTCATAATTTCCAATTAAACGAACACGTTTTAAATGTGTTCAATTCATTAATTGCAAATGAGAAAAAAATATTACTCGAGAAATCAGTTAAATATACAGAAAATTTAGTCGTTCATCAAATATCGGTAGATTCTTTGGAGGTCATAGAGATATTTGCTGATTTTAGCCCAATTATGTCAATAGAACCTATGCCTATTATAGAAATAGTGGAAGATGATTTTTTTACTGAAAATCAACTAAAATTTTCAGAACCTGAACCTGATACAGAATACACAACTGTAGGTATTTTAGATTCTGGTATCGCTCCTATAGATCCTTTGGAGGCTTGGACACTTAAGAAACGACATACTAATTATCCCCCACACTTGATTAAACCTGACCACGGTACCTTTGTTGCTGGTATTGTCAATTTCGGTGATATTCTTGAAAATCAAGAATATACAGGTACCAAAGGGTTCAAATTATTTGATGCTGCCGTGTTTCCTGATGGAAAACATGAAAAAATTTCAGAGGCTGAGTTAGTGGATAATGTCAGAGAAGCAATTGAGAGTAACCCTGAAATCAAAATCTGGAACATGTCGTTAGGGAGCAATGCTGAAATTAAATACGGTGAATTTAGCGAATTTGGCACTGCGCTTGATAATATTCAGGATGAAAATGATGTACTAATTATTAAATCCGCTGGTAACTGTCAAGGGTTTTTGGATGGTAAACCAATAAGTAAGATTGCAATTGGCGCTGACTCTGTTCGATCGCTTACAGTAGGATCTATAGCTCATAAAGAAGATTCTGGAGATTTGTCTATTATTAATCATAGGTCTCCCTTTAGCAGGATTGGTCCTGGCCCAGCTAATATAATTAAACCGGAACTCGTTCACTATGGTGGAAATGCAAAGGTCGTGAAAGGTAAATTAATAACAAATGGTGTTAAATCTCTTGCTGTAAACGGCGCTTTAAAGCCAGCAGTAGGGACGAGTTTTTCAACCCCACGGGTCACTGCCATTGCAGCCGATTTAAGCCATAAATTAAAAGAAGAATTTGATTCGGTGTTAATAAAAGCACTTCTTTTACATTCTGCTAAATATCCAGAAAATGTTGACTTACCTATAAATGAAAAAATAAATCAACTAGGGTTTGGAGTCCCTAGTAAAGCAGATGATATATTATTTAATGACCAACATGAGATTACACTTGTTCTTCGGGATACTTTGAATAAAGGTGAATTTGTTGAAATTATGGACTTTCCCTTTCCTACTTCCTTAATAAATGATGAAGGATATTTTTATGGACAAATTTTCCTGACCCTAGTAAATACACCAATATTAGCAACAGGACAAGGAGCAGAATATTGTCAATCAAATTTAGAGGTGTTATTTGGTACTTTTGATGAAAAAGTGCCTCGATCAGGAAGAACCATTCGTAACCCCATTGGTAGAAAAGGCGGACAAAACCTATTGCTTGCAAGCAACTATAGCACCAAAAAAGATCCTGCAAAACGGGGATTTCCAAGATCCGAAAAAATTGCAATCCAATACGGAGATAAATTTTATCCCAATAAAAAATATGCTTTAGATATTACGAATCTTAAAAAAGGGAATAAAGAAAAGTTTATTAAAGCTCCAAAAAAATGGTTTTTAAAGATAGAAGGACTCTACCGAGAATTCATAGAATCTCAGGAAGAAGACTCAAGGGTTGGACTATCCCAAGATTTTTGTGTGATTCTAACAATAAGGGATCCTCAAAGAAAACATAATGTTTATGATGAAGTTACTACTTTATTAGACTCAAATAACTTTATAAATAGAAATATAGAGTTAAATACAGATATTAGTATTGATTTAGACGATAAGATATAA
- a CDS encoding recombinase family protein, which produces MDQSLDSQIDELKKVGCEKIFSEKISGRKTERLELTKCIEYMRDGDVLVVYKLDRLGRTTKQLITLVEELKEKGIGFQAISNGLDTTTSQGKFFFTIMAGLAEMESELNRERTNAGLASARDRGRKGGRPRMDPKVLDKALRLYHSKTHRISEITEITGVSKAKLYQVLG; this is translated from the coding sequence ATGGATCAGTCGTTAGATTCACAAATTGATGAACTTAAAAAAGTAGGATGCGAAAAAATCTTTTCCGAAAAAATTAGCGGTAGGAAAACAGAGCGCCTGGAGTTAACGAAGTGCATTGAGTATATGAGAGATGGTGACGTTCTTGTCGTTTACAAATTAGACCGGCTAGGGAGAACGACAAAGCAGCTCATTACATTAGTCGAGGAATTAAAAGAAAAGGGAATCGGTTTTCAAGCAATTTCTAACGGCTTAGACACAACGACATCGCAGGGTAAATTTTTCTTTACGATCATGGCTGGCCTTGCAGAGATGGAATCAGAATTAAACCGCGAAAGAACAAATGCAGGGTTAGCATCTGCAAGAGACAGAGGTCGTAAAGGTGGCCGTCCGCGAATGGATCCTAAAGTATTGGATAAAGCTTTAAGATTGTATCATTCCAAAACGCACAGGATTAGTGAGATTACTGAAATTACTGGGGTATCTAAGGCGAAGTTATACCAGGTGTTGGGGTAG
- a CDS encoding Tn3 family transposase yields MKRNWELDELIEHFTILPNEMRLIENKTGETRIGFAVLLKFFQNEARFPIQKYEVPKTVIAYIAKQIFSEPELYTQYDWAGRMIKYHRAEIREFYGFREDTMEDVHEITEWLCKNVLYHDHEFEHLKANVYFQFRELKIVPPSPDRIERLIRSAIHTYEETFFQTTYQLLPSETSAKLDSLIDRISYLEVDEEELSSKNYDQLSFNELKSDPGRIGVDTVLKELSKLRTIRKLELPDNLFKDIPPKILKKYRQRVSSEDIRELRRHPEPIRYTLLSAFFLLRSKEITDNLVELLVQIIHRIGVRAEKKIGKEILNNLKKVNNKYGILFNLAQAAIDHPDGVIKEVLYPVVCEQTLKDLVKEFKHTGHAYREKIHTVMRASYSSHYRRVVPEILRTLDFKSNNDVYRPLILALDLIKKHADTGVHYFPLTDTIPIDGVIRSNYKDIIIEKDEKGQERINRINYEIGTLQMLRDKLRCKEIWVTGANRYRNPDEDLPTDFEERRVENYKALNQPLDADTFIADLKKQMIQGLEKLNVGMSKNPKVRITDKKNGWISVSPLEPQAEPLNLSRIKTEILRRWSMTSLMDILKETDLRVDFTKHFKSVANREILDRETLQKRLILSLYGLGTNTGLKRVTAGDHGESYKDLLYVRRKFIHKENIRNAIAEVVNAIFKVKLQGIWGEGTTSCASDSKKFGAWDQNLMTEWHIRYRGRGVMIYWHVEKNSTCIYSQLKSCSSSEIAAMLEGLLRHCTDMEVEKNYVDSHGQSEVAFAFCHLLNFKLMPRLKAIHSQKLYRPETGMADAYPNLKLILTRPINWELVRQQYDQMMKYATALRLGTAETEAILKRFTRDNLKHPTYQAFGELGKAVKTIFLCEYINSEEIRREINSGLNVVENWNSANSFIFYGKGGEISTNRMEDQEMSVLSLHLLQNCLVYINTIMYQNILSEKKWFDMMAPEDFRALTPLIYTHVNPYGTFRLNMKERLPLEGVLGLFKP; encoded by the coding sequence TTGAAGAGAAATTGGGAATTGGATGAATTAATTGAGCATTTTACGATACTTCCGAATGAAATGAGGTTAATAGAAAATAAAACAGGTGAGACTCGAATCGGTTTTGCTGTGCTGTTGAAATTCTTTCAAAATGAAGCTCGCTTTCCGATACAAAAGTATGAAGTTCCCAAAACTGTGATTGCCTACATAGCTAAACAAATTTTCTCTGAGCCTGAATTATATACACAATATGATTGGGCTGGCCGAATGATTAAATATCATCGTGCAGAAATACGAGAGTTTTATGGATTCCGAGAAGATACGATGGAAGATGTTCACGAAATAACGGAATGGTTATGCAAAAATGTTCTTTACCATGACCATGAATTCGAACACTTGAAAGCAAACGTCTACTTTCAATTTCGCGAATTAAAAATAGTTCCCCCATCTCCTGATCGAATTGAACGACTCATACGCTCAGCAATTCATACTTACGAAGAGACTTTTTTTCAAACCACTTATCAATTGTTGCCCTCCGAAACTTCAGCAAAGTTAGATTCCCTCATTGATCGTATTTCATATTTAGAAGTAGATGAAGAAGAACTTTCCTCAAAGAACTATGATCAGTTATCTTTTAACGAATTGAAATCAGATCCTGGGCGTATTGGAGTTGATACTGTATTAAAAGAATTAAGTAAATTACGCACCATTCGCAAATTAGAACTACCAGACAATCTGTTTAAAGACATTCCACCTAAAATACTTAAAAAATACCGACAGAGAGTATCTTCCGAAGATATTCGCGAATTGCGCCGTCATCCTGAACCCATCCGATATACGCTTTTATCTGCATTTTTTTTGTTACGGAGCAAGGAAATTACGGACAACCTGGTTGAGCTACTAGTTCAAATTATTCATCGGATTGGTGTTCGTGCAGAAAAAAAGATAGGGAAAGAAATCCTAAACAACCTTAAAAAAGTAAATAACAAATATGGGATTTTATTCAACTTAGCACAAGCTGCGATTGATCATCCAGATGGTGTTATCAAAGAAGTGCTATATCCCGTAGTTTGTGAACAAACTTTAAAGGATCTAGTTAAAGAATTTAAACATACTGGCCATGCCTACCGCGAAAAAATACACACGGTTATGCGTGCCTCGTATAGCAGCCATTACCGTCGTGTAGTTCCAGAAATATTGCGCACACTTGATTTCAAATCCAATAATGATGTTTACCGTCCGTTGATATTAGCACTGGACTTAATTAAAAAGCATGCTGATACCGGTGTTCATTATTTCCCATTAACAGATACCATACCCATCGACGGTGTTATTCGTTCCAATTATAAAGATATTATTATTGAAAAAGACGAAAAAGGTCAAGAACGGATCAACCGTATTAATTATGAAATCGGCACATTACAAATGCTTCGAGATAAACTTCGCTGTAAAGAAATTTGGGTAACTGGGGCAAATAGGTACCGAAATCCAGATGAGGATCTTCCAACTGATTTTGAAGAGCGCAGAGTGGAAAATTATAAAGCATTAAATCAACCTTTAGATGCAGATACGTTTATCGCTGATCTAAAAAAACAAATGATACAAGGATTGGAAAAGTTAAATGTAGGAATGTCAAAAAATCCAAAGGTGCGCATTACGGATAAAAAAAACGGGTGGATTTCAGTTAGTCCGTTAGAGCCTCAAGCAGAACCATTAAATTTATCCCGAATAAAAACAGAAATATTACGCCGCTGGTCTATGACGAGCCTTATGGATATATTGAAAGAGACGGATTTACGTGTGGACTTTACAAAGCACTTTAAGAGTGTTGCGAATCGAGAAATATTAGACCGGGAAACATTGCAAAAGCGTTTGATTCTATCTTTATATGGTTTAGGTACAAACACGGGCTTAAAACGGGTAACAGCAGGTGACCATGGGGAAAGTTACAAAGATCTATTGTATGTCCGTCGAAAATTTATCCACAAGGAAAATATCAGAAACGCCATTGCAGAAGTGGTAAATGCTATTTTCAAAGTTAAGCTGCAGGGCATTTGGGGAGAAGGAACAACCTCTTGTGCTTCAGATTCCAAAAAGTTCGGTGCGTGGGATCAAAATTTGATGACAGAGTGGCATATACGTTATCGTGGTCGTGGAGTCATGATTTACTGGCATGTGGAAAAGAACTCAACTTGTATTTATTCACAACTAAAATCATGTTCATCATCAGAAATCGCTGCTATGCTTGAAGGGTTGTTGCGCCATTGTACAGATATGGAAGTAGAAAAAAACTATGTAGATTCGCACGGTCAGAGTGAGGTTGCTTTTGCTTTTTGTCATTTGCTGAATTTCAAATTAATGCCTCGATTAAAAGCGATTCATTCTCAAAAGTTGTATCGTCCAGAAACTGGAATGGCGGATGCTTACCCAAATCTAAAATTAATACTTACTCGTCCAATCAACTGGGAACTGGTTCGTCAGCAATATGACCAAATGATGAAATATGCTACAGCTCTTCGTTTAGGCACTGCGGAAACAGAGGCAATTCTTAAGCGCTTTACACGAGATAATCTCAAGCATCCGACATATCAAGCTTTTGGAGAGTTAGGGAAAGCGGTCAAGACCATCTTTCTCTGCGAATATATTAACTCTGAAGAAATTCGACGTGAAATTAACTCAGGCTTAAATGTTGTAGAAAACTGGAATTCTGCGAACAGTTTTATCTTCTATGGAAAAGGAGGAGAGATCTCTACAAATCGTATGGAAGATCAAGAAATGTCCGTTTTATCACTACATTTATTGCAAAATTGCCTTGTTTACATCAACACCATTATGTATCAAAATATTTTATCAGAAAAAAAGTGGTTTGACATGATGGCTCCAGAAGATTTTCGAGCTTTAACACCTCTGATTTACACACACGTAAATCCATATGGTACATTCCGATTAAATATGAAGGAAAGATTACCCTTGGAAGGTGTATTGGGATTATTTAAACCATAA
- a CDS encoding ATP-binding protein, translated as MRTEFLKIIEGGLERNPEKVKNYAKLVSDKFREDGEEKFADRITNLLSNKSIHPVYLDEFVSKPIDKDSRLPMVDVSIVSNTEKLILPTIVEEKVKNYINSLDKRDQFIKLGLNMPESLLLFGPPGCGKTSIAHYISEKTGLPLVTAKLDGLISSLLGSTAKNIRKIFEYAEERPCILFLDEFDAIAKARDDSHEVGELKRVVNSLLQNIDTFNQNNILIAATNHEKLLDNAVWRRFTNVMEIPKPTVKEIPNLIRQYTDSFETDFLDDSKKMKTLSNIMLGLSPSDIKTICYNAIKRSIITEKDFLTYPLFLYQCYISNGYNNDISMLIHHLSDHGVSQINISKTLDISQRQVRNTLKEKADDNND; from the coding sequence ATGCGGACAGAATTTTTAAAGATAATTGAAGGTGGGCTTGAAAGAAACCCTGAAAAAGTAAAAAATTACGCTAAATTAGTTTCAGATAAATTTCGTGAGGATGGTGAAGAAAAATTTGCAGATAGGATTACAAATCTATTATCGAATAAATCTATACATCCTGTATATCTTGATGAATTTGTATCTAAGCCTATTGATAAAGACAGTAGACTACCAATGGTTGACGTATCAATTGTATCTAATACTGAAAAACTTATACTACCTACCATAGTTGAAGAAAAAGTAAAAAATTATATTAATTCTCTAGATAAGCGCGATCAATTTATTAAATTGGGTTTAAACATGCCCGAATCATTATTATTATTTGGTCCTCCTGGATGTGGTAAAACTTCAATTGCTCATTATATTTCGGAAAAAACAGGACTTCCACTAGTAACTGCAAAATTAGATGGCTTGATTTCTTCATTACTTGGAAGCACTGCGAAAAATATTAGAAAAATATTTGAATATGCTGAAGAACGTCCGTGTATCCTTTTTTTAGATGAATTTGATGCAATTGCTAAAGCAAGGGATGATTCGCACGAGGTAGGAGAGTTAAAAAGGGTCGTTAATAGTTTATTACAGAATATTGACACATTTAATCAAAATAATATATTAATTGCCGCTACTAATCATGAGAAATTACTTGATAATGCTGTATGGCGAAGATTTACAAATGTTATGGAGATTCCTAAACCTACAGTAAAAGAAATACCTAATTTAATAAGGCAATACACTGATTCGTTCGAGACAGATTTTTTAGATGACTCTAAAAAAATGAAAACATTATCAAATATAATGCTAGGCTTATCGCCTTCGGACATTAAAACAATCTGTTATAACGCTATCAAGCGTAGCATTATAACAGAAAAAGATTTCCTGACTTATCCACTGTTTCTATACCAATGTTATATAAGTAATGGTTACAACAATGATATATCGATGTTAATACATCATCTAAGCGATCACGGAGTTTCTCAAATTAATATCTCAAAAACATTAGATATTTCTCAAAGACAAGTAAGGAATACACTAAAAGAAAAGGCGGATGATAATAATGACTGA
- a CDS encoding helix-turn-helix transcriptional regulator, with product MKNKLVEFRKIQNLSQEELAIRLKVSRQTIISIEKNRYSPSLKLAFKIANELDRSIEEIFLFDREDN from the coding sequence ATGAAAAATAAGTTAGTTGAATTTAGAAAAATTCAAAATCTTTCCCAAGAAGAATTAGCAATTAGATTAAAAGTGTCTAGACAAACCATTATTTCAATTGAAAAAAATCGTTATTCACCATCTTTAAAGCTAGCATTTAAAATTGCTAATGAACTTGATCGATCAATCGAAGAAATATTTCTTTTCGACAGGGAGGACAATTAG
- a CDS encoding site-specific integrase — MEFVQPIRDKKQIDAMKKILKATSVRDFCLFTLGINCGLRISDLLYLRIHDVIDDNRKILDRISIREQKTGKTKDFPISEIAAKAIKEYLIERKSYNLDEPLFLSRKATNGLASLQRWQAYTIINSAARAIGIKEKIGTHTLRKTFGYHAFQQSVDITIIQKLLNHSSPRVTLAYIGITQDELDNVVLNLNL, encoded by the coding sequence ATGGAATTTGTACAACCGATTCGTGACAAAAAACAGATCGATGCGATGAAAAAGATTTTGAAAGCGACAAGTGTTCGTGACTTTTGTTTGTTCACGTTAGGAATTAATTGTGGGCTTCGGATTAGTGATCTGCTTTATTTACGCATTCATGATGTAATTGATGATAACCGGAAGATTTTGGATCGTATTTCTATACGCGAACAAAAAACAGGGAAAACAAAAGATTTCCCAATTAGCGAAATTGCTGCAAAAGCAATTAAAGAGTATTTGATAGAACGAAAAAGTTACAATCTAGATGAGCCACTGTTTCTATCTAGAAAGGCAACGAACGGACTGGCATCGTTACAAAGGTGGCAGGCGTATACTATTATCAATTCGGCAGCAAGAGCGATTGGGATCAAGGAAAAGATTGGGACACATACCCTTCGGAAGACTTTTGGGTACCATGCCTTTCAACAAAGTGTGGATATTACGATTATTCAAAAGCTGCTAAATCATTCGTCTCCTCGAGTCACGCTCGCGTATATCGGTATAACTCAGGATGAACTTGATAATGTCGTGCTTAACTTGAATTTATAA
- a CDS encoding ISL3 family transposase — MKDFEQEYSVFQKALNIEEPWYVIGYQLDQSEHQLHIYLDFKQGAQFICPHCGSFHTKVHDLLKEERTWRHMDFWQYQTIIHAKLPRVKCDLCGKTRTVLVSWSRPRAGFTWFFESELMQLMKEMPVKAVARKVNEHDTRLWRIFHYYVERAMDSLDFSNVKRIAIDETSARKGHDYVTLFVDMDTKRVLFATEGKDSSVLQTFKEFLKEKGINPENIQEVCSDMSPAFIKGVGEHFPKASITFDKFHVMKLINEALDQVRRGEQQEDPVLKKTRYIWLKNEQNLTEKHFLILKIQI; from the coding sequence ATGAAAGATTTTGAACAAGAGTACAGTGTCTTCCAAAAAGCATTAAATATTGAAGAGCCGTGGTACGTCATAGGTTATCAACTGGATCAATCAGAACACCAGCTTCACATCTATCTAGACTTTAAGCAAGGAGCACAATTCATCTGCCCACATTGTGGGTCATTTCATACAAAAGTACATGATTTATTAAAAGAAGAGCGCACTTGGAGACACATGGATTTTTGGCAATATCAAACCATTATTCATGCGAAATTACCAAGAGTAAAATGTGATCTTTGTGGAAAAACTCGTACTGTACTCGTTAGCTGGTCACGTCCAAGAGCTGGCTTTACATGGTTCTTTGAATCAGAGTTAATGCAACTAATGAAAGAAATGCCCGTGAAAGCTGTTGCGCGAAAAGTAAATGAACACGACACTAGACTATGGCGGATCTTCCATTACTACGTTGAAAGGGCTATGGATTCTTTAGACTTTTCAAACGTGAAGAGAATCGCGATTGACGAAACTTCCGCACGTAAAGGACATGATTATGTCACTCTTTTTGTTGATATGGATACAAAGCGTGTTCTCTTTGCCACAGAAGGGAAAGATTCCTCTGTTTTACAAACCTTCAAAGAGTTTCTAAAAGAAAAGGGGATTAATCCTGAAAATATACAGGAAGTATGCAGTGATATGTCTCCCGCCTTCATAAAAGGAGTAGGAGAACATTTTCCAAAGGCATCAATCACGTTTGATAAATTTCACGTCATGAAGCTCATTAACGAGGCACTTGATCAAGTGCGACGTGGTGAACAACAAGAAGATCCAGTCTTAAAAAAGACCCGCTATATTTGGCTAAAAAATGAACAGAACCTAACAGAAAAACATTTCTTAATCTTAAAGATACAAATTTAA
- a CDS encoding S8 family serine peptidase, with protein sequence MPKIKIYLIILFFIFVSTAGVFYSGKSNSPNKDLITVVNAKNILPYSKSISPRVGIIDTGVHITNKFLPADQIKQVTVDEFLTFPSKQIHGTMIAGIMISNGTRGSEPQGLIPNSDLFSIQTGTDLGTTSENLAAAIDLAIQNEIKILNISLATSKVTEVLKNVVKRAIEKDIVILSSAGNDGGINEYFPSSYDGVISVGAIDIEGNVLGNTDIKAVDIFAPGEKILTSAVEGEEEKDFIVPGNSGAVPIVTSTVAVLLTEYPELNSEQIKHLLKTSSTKKQLENGSTINILNVANALKEAKTLTK encoded by the coding sequence ATGCCTAAAATAAAAATATATTTAATAATTCTTTTTTTCATTTTCGTATCAACAGCTGGAGTATTTTATTCAGGGAAAAGTAATAGTCCAAATAAAGATTTAATAACAGTTGTAAATGCCAAGAATATATTGCCTTACTCTAAGAGTATTTCTCCTAGAGTTGGAATAATAGATACTGGTGTTCATATCACAAATAAATTCCTTCCAGCCGATCAAATAAAACAGGTAACTGTTGATGAATTCCTAACATTTCCTTCAAAACAAATCCACGGAACGATGATAGCAGGTATTATGATTAGTAATGGAACCAGAGGTTCTGAACCACAAGGTTTAATACCTAATAGTGATTTGTTTTCGATCCAAACCGGTACTGATTTAGGTACAACTTCTGAAAACCTAGCTGCTGCAATTGATCTTGCTATCCAAAATGAAATTAAAATATTAAACATCAGTTTAGCAACTTCAAAGGTAACAGAAGTATTAAAAAATGTTGTTAAAAGGGCTATTGAAAAGGATATTGTCATACTATCATCAGCCGGAAATGATGGTGGAATAAATGAATATTTCCCATCTTCTTACGATGGAGTAATTAGCGTTGGAGCCATCGATATTGAGGGAAATGTACTAGGAAATACCGATATAAAAGCAGTTGATATTTTTGCCCCTGGAGAAAAAATACTTACTTCAGCGGTCGAAGGTGAAGAAGAAAAAGATTTTATAGTCCCTGGTAATTCCGGTGCGGTTCCGATTGTCACTTCTACTGTAGCAGTATTACTTACCGAATACCCTGAATTAAATTCAGAGCAAATTAAGCATTTGTTAAAAACAAGTAGTACAAAAAAACAATTGGAAAATGGCAGTACAATAAATATACTAAATGTGGCGAATGCTCTAAAAGAAGCAAAAACACTTACTAAATAG
- a CDS encoding helix-turn-helix transcriptional regulator: protein MNLFGLGKKRSAFGKFLDKHSISQEEIAHESKVSKSTISRLCQPDESEPKIKNAKNIIKALRNNGYKVDYDDFWDM from the coding sequence ATTAATTTGTTTGGACTAGGGAAGAAGAGATCCGCTTTCGGGAAATTTTTAGATAAACATTCCATATCTCAAGAGGAAATTGCGCACGAAAGTAAAGTTAGTAAGAGCACAATTAGCAGATTGTGCCAACCTGATGAAAGTGAACCTAAAATAAAAAATGCAAAAAATATCATTAAAGCTCTGAGAAATAACGGCTATAAAGTTGACTATGATGACTTTTGGGATATGTAA